One genomic region from Bufo bufo chromosome 3, aBufBuf1.1, whole genome shotgun sequence encodes:
- the LOC120993681 gene encoding piggyBac transposable element-derived protein 4-like, giving the protein MASKKRNFTTKALLDQLSDSDSDTEVLAELSDSELWGDLSSDTDTDLASDNGDDPAPDLRHVRTWCPIDFDTDQVAPPRFLFTGSPGMKVDVERDNPLAYLQLFLTEEVIKKIVTETNCYQEQQSATLHATFSRSRKWEPVTKEDMWQFLGLIIIQGVMGKPLQKWYWTTNKLLATPFFGTVMSEYRFSLIMKYFHFTNNEEFDEATHPAPKQKKIWELWQIIVTNFQQTYMPERDVSVDEILMAYKGHLSWIQYIASKRARFGIRSYMLCESSTGYIWNSVIYTGKGMKFNPRYSGYGMATSSVLTLLEPLLNQGYCVTTDNFYTSPELYEVLLQNKTDAYGTVRPNQRDMPSMFAKKKLKTGEMVAWQKGKMMAMRWRDKKDMCLMSSVRNTSTAMVHTKGGKDVLKPQVIIDYNNTMGGVDRADQAMTFYPAMRKQQKKYYKKIFRHLLEQCLWNAYILHRAKSDKPLVHSDFIWKVVERIFVNHQTPSVAVNRPGRRAVDVVNPERLTGHHFMDYIPPTAK; this is encoded by the coding sequence ATGGCATCAAAAAAGCGCAACTTTACTACAAAAGCGCTTTTGGACCAGTTGAGTGACAGCGACAGTGACACGGAGGTGCTCGCAGAACTGAGCGATAGTGAGTTGTGGGGAGATTTGTCGTCTGACACTGACACTGATCTGGCAAGTGACAACGGCGATGATCCTGCACCTGACCTCAGACATGTGCGCACTTGGTGCCCTATTGACTTTGATACGGACCAGGTAGCGCCCCCAAGATTCCTGTTCACTGGATCACCTGGGATGAAGGTAGATGTTGAGCGTGACAACCCTCTGGCATACCTGCAATTATTCCTCACTGAGGaggtaattaaaaaaattgtcacgGAGACAAATTGCTACCAAGAGCAGCAATCCGCTACGCTGCATGCCACCTTTTCCAGAAGCAGAAAGTGGGAACCGGTGACCAAAGAGGACATGTGGCAGTTTCTGGGACTCATAATTATTCAGGGGGTGATGGGGAAACCGCTCCAGAAATGGTACTGGACCACCAATAAGTTACTGGCCACTCCATTTTTTGGCACCGTGATGTCAGAATACCGGTTTTCCCTCATCATGAAGTATTTCCACTTCACGAACAATGAAGAATTTGATGAGGCCACGCATCCTGcacccaaacaaaaaaaaatctgggaGCTATGGCAAATTATTGTGACCAATTTCCAGCAGACCTACATGCCAGAAAGGGACGTCAGCGTAGATGAAATTTTGATGGCCTACAAGGGACACCTAAGCTGGATACAGTACATTGCATCCAAAAGAGCGCGGTTTGGCATCAGATCCTACATGCTCTGCGAGTCATCCACTGGGTACATCTGGAATTCGGTCATTTACACCGGTAAAGGCATGAAGTTCAACCCCAGGTACAGCGGCTATGGGATGGCCACATCATCTGTCCTTACACTGCTGGAGCCATTGCTAAACCAGGGATATTGTGTGACCACGGACAATTTCTACACGTCTCCGGAACTGTATGAGGTTTTGCTACAAAACAAGACTGATGCATATGGTACCGTTAGGCCTAACCAACGTGACATGCCATCTATGTTTGCCAAGAAAAAACTCAAAACCGGAGAAATGGTTGCCTGGCAGAAGGGTAAGATGATGGCAATGCGATGGCGAGACAAGAAGGACATGTGTCTCATGAGTAGTGTGCGCAATACCTCTACTGCCATGGTCCACACAAAAGGTGGGAAAGATGTGCTGAAGCCGCAAGTCATTATAGACTATAATAACACCATGGGAGGTGTCGACAGAGCCGATCAGGCAATGACATTTTATCCGGCTATgcgcaaacagcaaaaaaaatattataagaaGATCTTCAGGCATCTTCTGGAACAATGCCTTTGGAATGCATATATCCTGCACAGAGCAAAGAGTGACAAGCCTCTTGTTCATTCTGACTTTATATGGAAGGTGGTTGAGCGGATTTTTGTCAACCACCAGACGCCATCAGTAGCTGTGAACAGACCTGGACGTCGTGCTGTTGACGTTGTCAACCCAGAACGCCTGACTGGTCATCACTTTATGGACTACATCCCGCCAACCGCAAAATAG